In Crinalium epipsammum PCC 9333, the genomic window TAGGAGCGTAGCTTTCCATGCGATAATAACCATTACCGATAATTTTTTGTGGATCTGTGTCTGTTCCCCAAGTTGATAGAAACTTAGGATTACCATTAGAGCCAACAGTTTGAACAGATTCTCTTAAAGTATGTGCTGGCAATATTGGTAGTCCACCAACAAATCTTAAAAATGGTGCAAAGGGTTCTGGTACTGTAAATTCTACCCGTCGCTCATCCACTTTTTTAACTGTGGGAAAAGCACGACTCAGACCAATTTTAAGGATATCTTTAATATCTGTCGGAATTTTTGGATTGAGGTAGATATCTTGATAGGTAAATATTACATCGTCTACGGTCAATGGTTCACCATCTGACCACTTTAAGCCATCTTTGAGGGTAAAAACAATTTGTTTTTTATCCTCAGAAATTTGCCAAGATTCAGCTAGTGCTGGTTCTATTGCTCCGGTTTCGCCATTTTCGGTGATTAAACCTTCATAAAGATAACCAAAAACGCTAAAAGCTGACTGATTTAGCGGGAAGTTAAATGTTGCAGGACTACTAGGAGTTGTGAAAATTAATTCAGGAACTTGAGCCGCTTTTGTTTTTAATTGTACTGGATTACATGAAGCGAGTGCGATCGCACTTAGTATTGCTAAACCAAAAAGTAACAATAAATTCCTAAGTCGTTTGGATATTTTTATCATAAATATTTTTGATGATATATAGGACTTACGCATAAATCATTCTTGAGGTTGGGGCGGGTTTATATCTATCAACGGCTTGTCAGCATAACTTGAGGTGCAACCCGCCCCTACAAAGGGTGATTTTACCGTTGTATGGGCGTAAGTCCTGATCTATTTTTTCAGGCTTAAGTTTGTAGCTAATATATACAGAAAAGGTGAATGCTGAATGCTGAATGCTGATAGCTGACCGCTATAATATCACTCCTCAGTTAATTTCAGTTCGTGAATATTCCATAATGCTCCTCCTAGTGCAGTGTATTTTACACCTTGAATGCGATCGCGTACCGCAGAAGTAGCCAGCGAGTTAATTAAATAAATTACTGGTAAATTATCTTGGGTAATTTGCTGAGTTTTAGCATAAATTTCTTTACGCTTCGCTTCATCTAACTCTCGTGCGCCTTGAATGTAAAGATTACCTATTTCTTCTTCCCAAGGATAAACTTTTCGACCTTCAATTTGAGGTTGCCCTTGTTCTGGTTTTTGATTGAAGCTATGTAAACCACCTTCAGGAGACCAAACATTAGCCCCATCATTGGGTTCTACACCACCAGTTAAACCCAGAAGATAGGATTCCCACTCAAGAGTATTGCTAAGTTTATCTACTAACACACCAAAAGCAATAGGATTAAAGTCTACTTGAATCCCAATTTTACTGAGGTCTTGTTTAACTTGTGAACCCAAAGCTTCCCTAATTTTATTACCTGCATTTGTGATTAAAGTGAAGCGTACACGGTTGCCATCAGCATCTAGTAGTTCGTTGCTACTATTGTATTTAAATCCGGCATCTACAAGTAATTTTCTCGCTTTTTCTAGATTATAATCGTAAACTTTTAAACCTTCTTCTGGGGAAAGGTAGTAAGGACTTTGTACAGAAATTGGTGAATTTTGAAGCGTACCTAACCCCCGAAAAGTATTATTAATCATTCGCTGACGATCAATGGCATAAGCAACAGCTTGTCTAAACTCAACTTGATTAAACCAGCGAGATTTAATTGGGTCAACTAAAGGCTTACCATTTCTGCTACCTTGATTGAGATTAAAGGAAATAAAGTTTGTACCTGCTGCTGCTCCACCATTATAAATTGTAAATTTACCGCGTTTTTCTTCATGTTTTAATAAAGAAAAATAATCGGGTTGCACACCAATAGAATCTAATCCTCCAGAGCGAAACTGTAACAAAGATGTATCAGTAGATTCTACAATTTGCCAAATTACGCGCTCAATATAAGGTTGGGAATTACCTTGAGCATCTTTACGCCAGTAATAAGGATTACGCCGAAAGATTACCCTTTGATTAGTAGCATAGTTTTCTAATTTATAAGGACCATTAGTGATAATTTGGTTGGGTGGAGTATTAATTCCCCAAGTGGTAAGAAATTTAGGCTTGCCATTTTGGTCTTTAGTCTTTACAGATTTTTGTAGTGCATGAGCAGGTAAAATTGGCAAACCTATAGTGCGGAGAAACGGTGCAAAAGGTTCGGGAGTAGTAAATTCAATTCGGCGTTCATCTAGTTTACGCACAGTAGGTAATGCTCTACTTTCCCCGATCCGAAGAACGTCTCTAGCATCAGTAGGAATTGCTTCATTTAAGTAGATGTCATTGTAGGTAAAAATGACATCATCTGCGGTTAATGGTGCGCCATCTGACCACTTCAAACCTGGGCGTAGGTTAAAAACAATTCGCTGCTTATCTTCAGCGATTTCCCAAGATTCAGCTAAAGCAGGTTCGATTTCTCCAAATCCATTTTCAGTAATTAACCCTTCATAAGTAAGACCGAAAATACTTGGTGATTCTTGATTGAGGGGATAATTAAAGGTTTTGGGGTCACTGAGGACGCTGACAACAATTTGAGATACTTGTGCTGCATCTGTTTTTAATTCAAGCTGGTTACAGCCATTGAGTGCGATCGCACAGATCGCACATAGCAAGAAAGCTAACCAACGCCGCCAAGTTTTAGAAATGATAGCCATCATTAGAACTGAGTAAGGGGGAGGGGAGAGGAGGGAGGGGGGGAGAAGTGAATATTATTTAAATCTCCTCTGCGCCCTGCTCAATATCTCTAGTAGGGGCAAACAGCCGTTTGCCCCTACCGATCTCAAATATAATTAACTATCAGCAACTAACAGCACAACAGCATAAGCAGCTATACCTTCTTCTCTGCCAACTGGTCCTAACTTTTCGTTGGTGGTAGCTTTGATACCAACTTGATTGGGTTCTACTTGTAAAACATCGGATATGCGATCGCGCATTGCTGCAATATGAGGCTTAAGTTTTGGTCTTTCTGCCACTACCACTGAATCAATATTACCAATTCGCCAACCCTGATCCTGCACTAGCTGATTAACCTGCGACAGTAATACTAAACTATCTGCCCCTGCCCACTGCGGATCAGTTGGGGGAAAATAATGACCAATATCTCCTAAGCTTAACGCCCCTAACATCGCATCCATAATTGCGTGGGTAAGAACATCAGCGTCACTATGCCCTAACAAACCGAGTTCATGGTGAATTTCTACACCGCCTAAAATCAGGCGACGATTATTAGCTAATTGGTGGATATCATAACCGTTACCGATACGAATATTAGCCATCAGTTGATCTTTAAGTTGTAGATTTTAGATTTTAAATTAAGACTTACGCATTATTAACGCAAAAATCAGCAATGCGTAGAGATGTACCCTGGTACGTCTCTACATCAAATATTGGTAACGCTCATTTACTTTCATTGGTATTAATTCTCGAAATTATTTGATTGGGACTCAGAATCCTCCAACCACTCAGCATAAATATCTGGACGGCGTAAGCGGGTTTTTTGAATTTGTTGTTCGTGCCGCCAACGAGCAATTTCCGCATGATTTCCAGATCTCAGCACTTCTGGAACTTCCCAATCGCGAAATTTAGCAGGGCGGGTGTACTGAGGATAATCTAATAAGCCAGCCTCAAAACTTTCTGCTTTAAGTGACTCTTCTTTGCCAACTGTTCCTGGTAGTAAACGGATTACTCCGTTAATTAAAGCTAGTGCAGGAATTTCACCACAAGTCAAGACAAAATCACCTAAAGACACCTCGCGAGTTACCAAATTTAGCACTCGCTCATCTACGCCTTCATAATGTCCACAAATAATCACTAACTGGTCATATGTAGCTAATTCTCGCAATAACGGCTGCTTAAGTGGTTCCCCTTGGGGTGTCATTAAAATCACATCCCGTCTAGGTAAAATCGGCAACGACTCCACAGCCGCAAAAACTGGCTCTGGTTTTATCAACATCCCGACACCGCCACCGTAAGGTTCATCATCGACGCGCCGATGTTTATCGGTGGTAAAGTCGCGGGGGTTAACCAGATGAACTTCGGCAATTTGTTTAGCTAAAGCCTTACCTAATAGCCCTGAATTTAGGGGAGAACTGAAAAAATCAGGAAATAGGCTCAGGACATCTATTCGCAAGCGATCGTTGATAGGCACGCTTCGGCTCTTTACAGTATACGAAGGGAAACAATTATATAAGTGAACCCTGTTCTACCTTACTACAGAATTTCTAGCTCAGAAGTTAAGTAATTAAGCAAAGAGATTGATCCGCGATTCTGTTAAAATTCAGTCATATTTTTCTGAGCGACTGCTCAAAGTTGTTCCTTAAGCCATGCTGACTGAAATTTTCCCGTTTCAATTTGCTTTGGATGCTACACAGCTATCTGGTATTGGTTTGTGGTCTATAGCTTTATATTTAGGCTTTTTTCCAGTTAGTGAGTGGGTAATGGAAAAGTTACAGCAATGGTTTAACTTTGCCGAGCGATCGCTCTATACTTCTGAAAAGGAATTTGAACGCACCCGTAAAGCTAGGGAATCACAAAATGCTTTTTACGCATCCCTGTTTAGTATCGTGCCATTTCTAGGCATTGGATTATTGTGCAATTACGGCGTAGAAATTGGATTAGGTCGTAGTTGGGCTATCAGTATCGGAATACTTGCTTGTGTTATTGGTGGTGTGTATGAGTTAGGTCGTCGGGACGGTCAGTCTTCATGATGATTTGAGATTGATTGCAAGTTTAAAACTTCTTCAGCGACAATGTTAGCTAACTTTTGTGATGCTCCTGCTTGACCTCGAACCTGACGCAAACGCGATCGCATTTCTTGCAATTTGTCTGGATGGTTAAGTAAATCCAAAGCAAACAGAGCAACTTCTTGAGACTGAAGTTTCCCTAATAATTCTGGAACTATTTGTTCTTTAGCCCAAATATTGGGCCATGCAAAATTTTTACCTGGTAAGTACTGTAAAATTATCCGGTTAATTATTTTTGCTAAAGGTGTTCCAACTCCTGGTAAATTCACTAATAAACCTGGTAAGCCATCCCAAGCACGCATCGCCTCAATTTGTTGTGTAGGTAGTAACACAATCATTGGTACAGCTAAAGAGCCTAATTCAGCCGTATTAGCTCCAACTGTAGTTATACAAAGGCAACACTGAGATAATAAATCATAAGCAGGGAAATCAGTCCAGAGTTCTACTTGTAAACCAGTAGAGGTTTTTAAATACGGTTTTTCATTATTAATATCAGGAATAATTAATTCTGCCGTTGCCCCATTGACTAATTTAATTACAGGATTTTGTTGAAGATTGGCAAAACTAGCTAAAGTTTGTATATCTAAAGTTGGTGCAACAGGAATTACAAACTTAGTTTGGGGTCTAATATTGTGAATGTGTTGTGCGATCGCCAAACACAAAGGCACACCCTGAGCCAACTTAGCAGCTTTCGACCCAGGCAACAATCCAATTAATTCTGGTGATTGGTGATTGGTGATTGGTGATTGGGAATTGGTTATATTTTCCCCAGTCTCTAGTCCCCAGTCACCAGTACCTACATCTGCCATCAAATCCCCGACAACCGTAAATTTGTGGGCATATTTCTGGGGTACACGCGCAACTACTTCCGGTTTCATCACCCCAAAGCGATCAACCCAGCGATACCAACGCGCCTCCCATTCCGCATAAATCACAGTGCGATAACCAAGACGCTTACCAATTACAACAGGAAAAAACTGATCGCCACCTAAAAATAAAACTACACCGCGATCGCGCCAGTCCCAATTTTCTGCTGTTTTACCCGACAATAAAAACGGCAAAAAATCCTCTGCGCCTTGAACTCGATCTACTTCTGGATAACTTTGTGCGATCGCTACTTCTTTACCACTTGCATTTGGACAAGGTGATAAAACTACTGAAATGCGTATATGCGATTGCTCAATACCCAACTGTTGCCGCAAAGCTTTAACTACAGGTCGCACCCAAGTCGC contains:
- a CDS encoding ABC transporter substrate-binding protein, with product MMAIISKTWRRWLAFLLCAICAIALNGCNQLELKTDAAQVSQIVVSVLSDPKTFNYPLNQESPSIFGLTYEGLITENGFGEIEPALAESWEIAEDKQRIVFNLRPGLKWSDGAPLTADDVIFTYNDIYLNEAIPTDARDVLRIGESRALPTVRKLDERRIEFTTPEPFAPFLRTIGLPILPAHALQKSVKTKDQNGKPKFLTTWGINTPPNQIITNGPYKLENYATNQRVIFRRNPYYWRKDAQGNSQPYIERVIWQIVESTDTSLLQFRSGGLDSIGVQPDYFSLLKHEEKRGKFTIYNGGAAAGTNFISFNLNQGSRNGKPLVDPIKSRWFNQVEFRQAVAYAIDRQRMINNTFRGLGTLQNSPISVQSPYYLSPEEGLKVYDYNLEKARKLLVDAGFKYNSSNELLDADGNRVRFTLITNAGNKIREALGSQVKQDLSKIGIQVDFNPIAFGVLVDKLSNTLEWESYLLGLTGGVEPNDGANVWSPEGGLHSFNQKPEQGQPQIEGRKVYPWEEEIGNLYIQGARELDEAKRKEIYAKTQQITQDNLPVIYLINSLATSAVRDRIQGVKYTALGGALWNIHELKLTEE
- the ispF gene encoding 2-C-methyl-D-erythritol 2,4-cyclodiphosphate synthase, whose protein sequence is MANIRIGNGYDIHQLANNRRLILGGVEIHHELGLLGHSDADVLTHAIMDAMLGALSLGDIGHYFPPTDPQWAGADSLVLLSQVNQLVQDQGWRIGNIDSVVVAERPKLKPHIAAMRDRISDVLQVEPNQVGIKATTNEKLGPVGREEGIAAYAVVLLVADS
- the trmD gene encoding tRNA (guanosine(37)-N1)-methyltransferase TrmD — protein: MPINDRLRIDVLSLFPDFFSSPLNSGLLGKALAKQIAEVHLVNPRDFTTDKHRRVDDEPYGGGVGMLIKPEPVFAAVESLPILPRRDVILMTPQGEPLKQPLLRELATYDQLVIICGHYEGVDERVLNLVTREVSLGDFVLTCGEIPALALINGVIRLLPGTVGKEESLKAESFEAGLLDYPQYTRPAKFRDWEVPEVLRSGNHAEIARWRHEQQIQKTRLRRPDIYAEWLEDSESQSNNFEN
- a CDS encoding lipid-A-disaccharide synthase → MLEQAVDILILSNGPGELATWVRPVVKALRQQLGIEQSHIRISVVLSPCPNASGKEVAIAQSYPEVDRVQGAEDFLPFLLSGKTAENWDWRDRGVVLFLGGDQFFPVVIGKRLGYRTVIYAEWEARWYRWVDRFGVMKPEVVARVPQKYAHKFTVVGDLMADVGTGDWGLETGENITNSQSPITNHQSPELIGLLPGSKAAKLAQGVPLCLAIAQHIHNIRPQTKFVIPVAPTLDIQTLASFANLQQNPVIKLVNGATAELIIPDINNEKPYLKTSTGLQVELWTDFPAYDLLSQCCLCITTVGANTAELGSLAVPMIVLLPTQQIEAMRAWDGLPGLLVNLPGVGTPLAKIINRIILQYLPGKNFAWPNIWAKEQIVPELLGKLQSQEVALFALDLLNHPDKLQEMRSRLRQVRGQAGASQKLANIVAEEVLNLQSISNHHED